One region of Hymenobacter sediminicola genomic DNA includes:
- a CDS encoding flavin reductase family protein: MSFRTITPGTLPGPEWHQFLLGAVAPRPIAFVSTISADGEVNLSPFSFFNVFSSNPSTLIFSPANRVRDNTQKHTLFNVREVAECVVNICDYAVVEQMSLASTEYERGVNEFVKAGLTELPSDKVRPPRVAECPVSLECVVEQIIAIGDSNGGGNLVICRVVQAHFRQDILLADGAGIDPHKFDAVARLAGDWYSRVVPESLFIVPKPNRNKGIGIDQLPEHIRTSDLLTGNNLGRLANIEQQALPTPEQVQAFRQDPLVSYTLSKHAADPAAQRHELVVLGKKILEEGRLLDAWKTLLLATPSAG; the protein is encoded by the coding sequence ATGTCCTTCCGCACCATCACGCCCGGCACGCTGCCCGGCCCCGAGTGGCACCAGTTCCTACTGGGTGCCGTGGCGCCGCGCCCCATTGCTTTCGTCAGCACTATTTCGGCTGATGGCGAGGTGAACCTGAGCCCGTTTTCGTTCTTTAACGTCTTCAGCTCCAACCCGTCCACACTTATCTTCTCGCCTGCCAACCGCGTCCGTGACAACACCCAGAAGCACACGCTTTTCAACGTGCGTGAAGTGGCCGAATGCGTGGTTAATATCTGCGACTACGCGGTGGTGGAGCAGATGTCGTTGGCCAGCACCGAGTATGAGCGGGGCGTGAATGAGTTTGTGAAAGCCGGCCTCACGGAGCTGCCGTCTGACAAAGTGCGCCCGCCCCGTGTGGCGGAGTGTCCGGTGTCGCTGGAGTGCGTGGTGGAGCAGATTATTGCCATCGGCGACTCCAACGGCGGCGGCAACCTCGTAATTTGCCGGGTGGTGCAGGCCCACTTCCGCCAGGACATTTTGCTGGCCGATGGTGCCGGCATCGACCCGCATAAGTTCGATGCTGTGGCCCGCCTCGCCGGCGACTGGTACAGCCGCGTGGTGCCCGAAAGCCTGTTCATTGTGCCCAAACCTAACCGCAACAAGGGCATCGGCATTGACCAGCTCCCGGAGCATATCCGCACCTCCGACCTGCTCACCGGCAACAACCTGGGCCGCCTCGCCAACATCGAGCAGCAGGCCCTACCCACTCCCGAGCAGGTGCAGGCGTTCCGGCAGGACCCATTAGTGAGCTACACGCTCAGCAAACACGCCGCCGACCCAGCAGCACAACGCCACGAGCTGGTGGTGCTAGGGAAGAAAATTCTGGAAGAAGGCCGCCTGCTGGACGCCTGGAAAACGCTGCTGCTGGCCACGCCCTCTGCAGGCTAG
- a CDS encoding outer membrane beta-barrel protein: MKTLLTRLLGRLAFLVIAFPVAVFPAHYAAAQATGAVRGSVQDATGKPLEFATLTLHRATDSVVVKSEFSDEKGAFRLGPVAAGRYLVLASQVGFVRRWSAPVEVAGSDVSLPPLALTASGATTLKEVTVVGQKPLFERLADRTVVNVEGSTLAAGASSLEVLGRSPGVTVDGNDNLALRGRQGVLVLIDGKRQPMTGTELADYLRALPADQVKNIELITNPPAKYDAQGSAGIIAINLKKDQRLGTNGTLNASYGRGQSSVDKYTTGLSLNHRRKGLNLFGSYTYADRENFGDLMIHRDFFSYPDGQRTFTGSTEQDNFSKGRGRSHTWKAGLDYDLTERTVLGATVSGVNFRFNQDGTNNSDQLAANNSLQRQYQSLNTRSIVAPNVAGNLNFRHTFKADSVGPRELTADADVARYDARRLQQLNTTYTFPIDSLDFLDSNQHGQLDIWSVKADYTQLLSKRLTMEAGGKVSWVTSDNDLLFRIPGPDGVGLVRDARRSNRFLYDENINAGYVNFNYTKPGWTLQAGLRGEQTKATGVPEDPDQGFDRNYFQLFPSAAVKREFSKTHEVSLSLSRRIDRPSYGQLNPFKSYIDATTYGAGNPDLLPQTSYNFELTHTFRQKYSLGLSYSVTTNPIIGTVQPAPEGGRAVVSTNQNLGQQQYTALTLTAPLELAKWWSMTNNLVVYYNHFTGDLAGTRLNAGKAAYNVNSTSSFTIGKGWSADLTAFYQSPEVYGFFQVRPQGQVTAGVQKTVWDRKGTLKLNMTDIFFTDYVRATSSYENYVERFNQRRDSRVATLSFSYRIGNDKVAPTKRRSGGAEEEKRRAGGS, from the coding sequence ATGAAAACCCTACTTACTCGGCTGCTTGGGCGGCTGGCCTTCCTTGTTATTGCTTTTCCGGTAGCTGTCTTTCCTGCGCACTACGCGGCGGCACAAGCTACCGGCGCGGTTCGCGGTTCGGTACAGGATGCTACGGGCAAGCCACTGGAGTTTGCTACGCTCACGCTGCATCGGGCCACCGATTCGGTAGTTGTAAAATCGGAGTTCAGCGACGAAAAAGGAGCGTTCCGGCTAGGTCCGGTAGCAGCCGGACGCTATCTGGTACTGGCCTCACAAGTAGGATTTGTGCGGCGCTGGAGCGCACCGGTAGAAGTGGCCGGCAGCGACGTGAGCCTACCGCCTCTCGCGCTGACAGCCAGCGGGGCCACTACCCTGAAGGAAGTGACAGTAGTAGGCCAGAAACCACTGTTTGAGCGCCTCGCCGACCGTACCGTGGTGAATGTGGAAGGTAGCACGCTGGCAGCGGGGGCCTCGTCGCTGGAGGTGCTGGGCCGTTCGCCGGGTGTGACGGTAGACGGCAACGACAACCTGGCCCTACGTGGCCGCCAAGGCGTGCTCGTGCTCATTGACGGCAAGCGCCAGCCCATGACGGGCACTGAACTGGCCGACTACTTGCGCGCCCTTCCCGCCGACCAAGTGAAGAATATTGAGCTGATAACGAACCCACCAGCGAAATACGACGCCCAGGGTAGTGCTGGCATTATTGCCATCAACCTTAAAAAGGACCAGCGCCTAGGCACCAACGGCACTCTCAATGCCAGCTACGGACGGGGGCAGTCCAGCGTTGATAAATACACAACGGGCCTTTCGCTCAACCACCGCCGCAAGGGCCTGAACCTGTTTGGGAGCTACACCTACGCCGACCGGGAGAACTTTGGGGACCTAATGATTCACCGGGACTTTTTCAGCTATCCGGACGGGCAGCGCACTTTCACGGGCAGCACCGAGCAGGACAACTTCAGCAAAGGGCGCGGCCGTTCCCACACCTGGAAAGCCGGCCTCGACTACGACCTGACCGAACGGACAGTGCTGGGCGCAACAGTAAGCGGCGTGAACTTTCGGTTCAACCAAGATGGCACCAACAACTCCGATCAGCTGGCCGCAAACAACAGCCTGCAGCGCCAGTATCAGTCGCTGAACACGCGCAGCATTGTGGCGCCCAACGTGGCCGGCAATCTAAACTTTCGCCATACATTCAAAGCCGATTCGGTGGGGCCGCGCGAGCTAACGGCCGACGCCGATGTGGCGCGCTACGACGCACGCCGCCTGCAGCAGCTGAATACGACTTACACCTTCCCCATTGATTCCCTCGATTTCCTCGACAGCAACCAGCACGGCCAGCTCGACATCTGGTCGGTGAAGGCAGACTACACGCAGTTGCTGAGCAAGCGCCTGACGATGGAAGCCGGCGGCAAAGTAAGCTGGGTGACGTCGGACAATGATCTGCTGTTCCGGATTCCGGGGCCGGACGGAGTAGGACTGGTGCGCGACGCCCGCCGCTCCAACCGCTTTCTGTACGACGAGAACATCAACGCAGGCTATGTAAATTTCAACTACACCAAGCCGGGTTGGACGCTGCAGGCCGGCCTGCGGGGCGAACAAACCAAGGCCACCGGCGTGCCCGAAGACCCAGACCAAGGCTTCGACCGCAACTACTTTCAGCTGTTTCCGAGCGCGGCAGTGAAGCGGGAGTTTTCTAAAACGCACGAGGTTTCTCTGTCCTTGAGCCGCCGCATCGACCGGCCGTCCTATGGACAGCTCAACCCATTCAAATCCTACATCGACGCAACAACTTATGGTGCCGGCAACCCCGATCTGCTGCCCCAGACGAGCTACAACTTTGAGCTTACGCACACTTTTCGCCAGAAATACAGCCTCGGGCTGAGCTACAGTGTCACGACTAACCCCATTATCGGGACGGTGCAGCCGGCACCGGAAGGTGGCCGGGCCGTCGTCTCAACGAACCAGAACTTAGGGCAGCAGCAGTACACGGCCCTCACCCTAACTGCTCCGCTGGAACTGGCCAAGTGGTGGAGCATGACCAATAACTTGGTGGTGTATTACAACCACTTCACCGGTGACCTGGCTGGCACGCGCCTCAATGCGGGCAAAGCGGCATATAACGTCAACAGCACTAGCTCTTTCACCATTGGCAAAGGCTGGAGCGCCGACCTAACTGCTTTCTACCAGTCGCCGGAAGTGTATGGTTTTTTTCAGGTGCGGCCACAGGGCCAGGTAACGGCCGGAGTTCAGAAGACGGTGTGGGACCGGAAGGGCACTCTAAAGCTGAACATGACGGATATCTTCTTCACCGACTATGTGCGTGCTACTTCCTCCTATGAGAACTATGTGGAGCGCTTCAATCAGCGCCGCGACTCCCGCGTAGCAACTCTTTCGTTCAGCTACCGCATCGGCAACGACAAGGTAGCACCTACCAAGCGCCGCTCAGGCGGAGCTGAGGAAGAGAAACGCCGTGCTGGCGGATCATAG
- a CDS encoding outer membrane beta-barrel protein — MHTRFSTSFLGWIWHLSVALLFLPQVSAAQIPAAPIPGVVRSAAGLPLDYATIILHRATDSVAVKTEFSDAEGKFLLTPPVAGRYLLSVLHIGYRQAWVGPLETSAAVGQVVVITLTPSAAQQLRGVTVTAQKPAFERLPDRTIVHVEGSTLAAGNTVLDVLSRAPGVTVGGNDNLSLRGKQGVLVLIDGKRVPMTGVELASMLRALPAEQVRTIELITNPPAKYDAQGGAGIIAINLKKDQRLGTNGSVNASYGRGHYGKHTSGLSLNHRSASLNLYGSYAYTDRRNFQNLTFNRRYLQDGQVQISSQQLNEMRNHLQSHTWKAGMEYTASKRTTLGAMLSGLASNSPWEGTNASEFFNAQGASTTRYSSWNLRNLRTPNIAGNLTLRHTFRPDSVGTPELTADADMARYGITRLLNLATSYTLPTRTPTSLLGTHDGTLTIQSVKADYVRPLPRGLRLEAGAKSSWVQSDNSVVFYRTENGATYLDTNQSNEFRYDENINAAYLSLTRPRPTLTLTAGLRAEQTNATGRQVIGNENFDRHYFQLFPNLSLSRTLSEKHSVGFSLSRRLDRPTYNQLNPFRSFVDATSYRAGNPYLLPQTNYSAELTHTWRQKYTTGLSYAHARQPIVSVYLAQPTLLVAATDVNLRTRHYYAFTLTAPLAPTKWWQLYADAELFFIYFEGNLGDTAPPAGQPGAILNANSTFTLGKGWTADLNGSYHSRERYAFQVVNAFGQVGIGIQKSLFDGRATLRANATDLLYTAPVQATSRYVAFEETFRSTQDTRVATLAFTYRFGSNEVAPARKRATGAEDEKRRAISQ; from the coding sequence GTGCACACACGCTTTTCTACCAGCTTTCTGGGCTGGATATGGCACCTCTCAGTAGCGCTGCTTTTTTTGCCTCAGGTTTCTGCTGCCCAGATACCTGCTGCTCCAATTCCGGGAGTGGTGCGCTCAGCCGCAGGCCTTCCCCTGGACTACGCTACCATCATATTGCACCGTGCCACCGATTCCGTGGCCGTTAAGACCGAATTCAGCGACGCGGAAGGCAAGTTTCTGCTCACACCGCCTGTCGCGGGCCGCTACCTGTTGTCGGTGCTGCATATTGGCTACCGGCAAGCCTGGGTGGGGCCGCTGGAAACCAGTGCCGCCGTGGGCCAGGTGGTGGTCATCACGCTGACGCCCAGCGCGGCTCAGCAACTGCGCGGCGTGACCGTGACGGCGCAAAAACCGGCTTTTGAACGCCTACCCGACCGTACGATTGTGCATGTGGAAGGCAGCACGCTGGCCGCTGGCAACACAGTGCTGGATGTGCTGAGCCGGGCACCGGGCGTGACGGTTGGCGGCAACGACAACCTAAGCCTGCGCGGCAAGCAGGGCGTACTGGTGCTTATTGATGGCAAGCGGGTGCCCATGACCGGCGTGGAACTGGCCTCGATGCTGCGCGCCCTACCTGCCGAACAGGTGCGCACGATTGAGTTGATTACGAACCCTCCCGCCAAATACGACGCCCAGGGCGGCGCCGGCATTATTGCCATCAACCTCAAGAAGGACCAGCGCCTAGGCACCAATGGCAGCGTGAATGCCAGCTACGGCCGAGGCCACTACGGCAAGCACACTTCCGGCCTTTCCCTGAATCACCGTAGTGCCAGCCTCAACCTCTACGGCTCCTACGCCTACACAGACCGCCGCAACTTCCAGAACCTGACCTTCAACCGCCGCTATCTGCAGGACGGGCAGGTGCAAATCAGTAGTCAGCAGCTCAATGAGATGCGCAACCACCTGCAGTCGCACACTTGGAAGGCTGGGATGGAATACACTGCAAGCAAACGAACCACGCTGGGCGCCATGCTCAGCGGGCTGGCCAGCAACTCGCCGTGGGAAGGCACCAACGCATCGGAGTTCTTTAATGCACAAGGCGCATCTACTACCCGCTACAGTTCCTGGAACCTGCGCAACCTGCGCACGCCCAACATAGCCGGCAACCTCACGCTGCGCCACACCTTCCGCCCCGACTCGGTGGGCACGCCGGAGCTGACCGCCGACGCCGATATGGCCCGCTATGGCATCACGCGGCTACTGAATCTAGCTACCTCCTATACCTTACCAACCCGTACGCCAACCTCTCTTCTTGGCACACACGACGGCACACTTACCATTCAGTCGGTGAAGGCCGACTACGTGCGGCCGTTGCCGCGGGGCCTGCGCCTAGAAGCCGGCGCCAAGTCCAGCTGGGTGCAGTCAGACAACAGTGTGGTGTTCTACCGAACCGAAAACGGTGCTACGTACCTCGATACCAACCAGTCGAACGAGTTTCGCTACGATGAGAACATCAACGCGGCTTACCTGAGCCTGACCCGCCCCCGCCCCACCCTGACACTGACTGCCGGCCTGCGCGCCGAGCAGACCAACGCCACCGGCCGGCAAGTTATCGGCAACGAAAATTTCGACCGGCACTACTTCCAGCTATTCCCGAACCTGAGCCTGAGCCGGACGCTTTCGGAGAAGCATTCGGTGGGGTTTTCGCTGAGCCGCCGCCTCGACCGGCCCACTTACAACCAGCTCAACCCTTTCCGCTCTTTCGTGGATGCCACTTCTTACCGCGCCGGCAACCCGTATCTGTTGCCCCAAACCAATTACAGCGCCGAGCTGACTCATACCTGGCGCCAGAAATATACCACCGGCCTGAGCTACGCCCACGCCCGCCAGCCCATAGTAAGCGTGTATCTGGCGCAGCCCACCCTGCTGGTAGCCGCCACCGATGTAAACCTGCGCACCCGCCACTACTACGCCTTCACGCTTACGGCCCCGCTGGCGCCCACTAAATGGTGGCAGCTCTACGCCGATGCCGAGTTGTTCTTCATCTACTTCGAGGGCAACCTAGGCGACACAGCCCCACCCGCCGGCCAGCCGGGCGCTATTCTGAATGCCAACAGCACATTTACGCTGGGCAAGGGCTGGACCGCCGACCTCAATGGCAGCTACCATTCCCGGGAGCGGTATGCGTTTCAGGTAGTGAATGCCTTCGGGCAGGTGGGCATAGGCATCCAGAAAAGCCTTTTCGACGGCCGCGCCACACTGCGGGCCAATGCCACCGACCTGCTCTATACCGCCCCGGTGCAGGCCACCTCCCGCTACGTAGCCTTCGAGGAAACCTTCCGCTCCACGCAGGACACCCGCGTGGCTACCCTGGCCTTCACCTACCGGTTCGGCAGCAACGAGGTGGCACCGGCCCGCAAGCGCGCCACTGGCGCCGAGGACGAAAAGCGCCGCGCCATCAGTCAGTAA
- a CDS encoding pyridoxal phosphate-dependent aminotransferase yields the protein MQVSRMAGSLIGSEIIKIGNEVNDMIRKGEQICNLTIGDFDPAIFPIPTELQHEITAAYQAGHTNYPPANGIAALREAATAFTKERLGLAYSPNDVLVAGGSRPLIYATYLAVVDPGDKVVFPVPSWNNNHYCHLSGAEAVMVETSPKNNFMPTAAELAPHLAGATLLALCSPLNPTGTVFTKENLAAICDLVVAENQRRQPGEKPLYLLYDQIYWMLTFGQTGHFDPVNLRPELRDYVIYIDGISKCLAATGVRVGYAFGPAVVIDKMKAILGHVGAWAPKAEQVATAKFLPNTPAVDGFVDEFKDNIQRSLDTLHHGLQELKGAGYPVDSIVPMGAIYLTAKLAVLGKTTATGQVLRTTKELTSYLISEARLALVPFSAFGTSDTAPWFRMSVGGASLDSIEAALPRLRAALDALK from the coding sequence ATGCAAGTTTCGCGAATGGCCGGCAGCCTTATCGGCTCCGAAATCATCAAAATCGGCAATGAAGTCAACGACATGATCCGCAAGGGGGAGCAGATATGCAACCTCACCATCGGTGACTTCGACCCGGCTATTTTCCCCATTCCGACGGAGCTACAGCACGAAATTACGGCGGCGTATCAGGCCGGCCATACCAACTATCCGCCTGCCAACGGCATAGCTGCGCTCCGCGAAGCTGCCACCGCCTTCACAAAGGAGCGGCTGGGCCTGGCCTATTCCCCCAACGACGTGCTGGTGGCGGGTGGCTCCCGGCCTCTCATCTATGCCACGTACCTCGCCGTGGTAGACCCCGGCGACAAAGTAGTATTTCCGGTGCCCAGCTGGAACAACAACCACTACTGCCACCTCTCGGGTGCCGAGGCCGTGATGGTAGAAACCTCGCCCAAGAACAACTTCATGCCTACAGCCGCCGAGCTGGCTCCGCATTTGGCCGGCGCCACGCTGCTTGCCCTCTGCTCGCCGCTCAACCCCACGGGCACAGTATTCACCAAAGAAAACCTGGCGGCCATCTGCGACCTAGTAGTGGCGGAGAACCAGCGCCGCCAGCCCGGCGAAAAGCCTCTTTACCTGCTCTACGACCAGATTTACTGGATGCTCACCTTCGGCCAGACCGGACACTTCGACCCGGTAAACCTGCGCCCTGAGCTGCGCGACTATGTCATCTACATCGACGGCATCTCAAAATGTCTGGCTGCTACCGGCGTGCGAGTGGGCTATGCCTTCGGGCCGGCGGTGGTCATCGATAAGATGAAAGCCATTCTGGGCCACGTAGGAGCCTGGGCCCCGAAAGCCGAGCAGGTAGCCACAGCTAAGTTTCTACCGAATACGCCGGCTGTCGACGGTTTTGTGGACGAGTTCAAGGACAACATTCAACGTAGTCTCGACACCCTGCACCACGGTTTGCAGGAGCTAAAAGGCGCTGGCTACCCCGTCGACTCCATCGTGCCGATGGGCGCTATTTACCTCACGGCCAAGCTGGCTGTATTGGGCAAAACCACGGCGACCGGGCAGGTACTACGCACCACAAAGGAGCTGACCTCCTACCTCATCAGCGAAGCCCGGCTGGCGCTGGTGCCGTTCAGTGCCTTCGGGACTTCCGATACGGCTCCCTGGTTCCGGATGTCAGTGGGAGGCGCTTCGCTGGATTCTATTGAGGCAGCCCTGCCCCGGTTGCGGGCAGCGCTGGATGCGCTGAAATAG
- a CDS encoding tRNA1(Val) (adenine(37)-N6)-methyltransferase, translating into MANSYFQFKQFRIEQGECAMKVSTDACVLGAAADIEEAQRILDIGTGTGLLALMAAKRNTSARIEAVELELAAAAQAAANFAASPWAARLTLHAQPLARFAATCPAPFDHILCNPPFFRHSLRSPNAQRTTARHTADDTLSFPELARFASDFLTPVGRLTVLLPPPEMRHFEEAAAQAGLWPLTRLVLQHRAGSKPLRHITAFSWQKQPAQQHDLLVKDDVEEYSAAFRTLLQDFYLAF; encoded by the coding sequence GTGGCCAATTCCTATTTCCAGTTCAAGCAGTTCCGCATCGAGCAGGGTGAGTGCGCCATGAAGGTGAGCACCGATGCCTGCGTACTGGGTGCCGCCGCCGACATTGAGGAGGCGCAGCGCATACTGGACATCGGTACCGGCACCGGGCTGCTGGCCCTGATGGCCGCCAAACGCAACACAAGCGCCCGGATAGAAGCCGTGGAACTGGAGCTGGCAGCGGCAGCCCAAGCGGCGGCCAATTTCGCGGCCAGCCCCTGGGCTGCGCGCCTTACGCTGCATGCGCAGCCACTGGCACGTTTCGCCGCCACTTGTCCGGCGCCCTTCGACCATATTCTCTGCAACCCGCCCTTCTTCCGCCACTCGCTCCGCTCCCCCAATGCGCAGCGGACCACTGCCCGCCACACCGCCGACGATACGCTTTCCTTCCCCGAATTAGCCCGCTTCGCGTCTGATTTTCTAACACCTGTCGGGCGTCTCACGGTACTGCTCCCACCACCGGAAATGCGGCACTTCGAGGAAGCTGCGGCTCAGGCCGGTTTGTGGCCGCTAACAAGGCTGGTGCTCCAGCACCGCGCCGGCAGTAAGCCGCTACGCCATATCACAGCTTTTTCGTGGCAAAAGCAGCCGGCTCAGCAGCATGACCTGTTGGTAAAAGATGACGTGGAGGAATACTCAGCAGCGTTTCGGACGTTGCTACAGGATTTTTACCTAGCGTTTTAG
- the tsaE gene encoding tRNA (adenosine(37)-N6)-threonylcarbamoyltransferase complex ATPase subunit type 1 TsaE, with product MLTFELPTLAALPAVAAQVLEALQSHSIVCFEGEMGAGKTTFIKALCQSMGVQDEVSSPTFALVNEYRDAQNQPIYHFDFYRLNEPVEAVGIGALEYFDSGYLCLIEWPSRIEALLPPERLLITLHVTGEESRTLQLEIKK from the coding sequence ATGCTGACTTTTGAACTTCCGACGCTGGCGGCGCTGCCCGCCGTGGCCGCCCAGGTGCTTGAGGCACTACAGAGCCACTCCATTGTGTGTTTCGAAGGCGAAATGGGGGCCGGCAAAACCACCTTCATCAAGGCGCTCTGCCAGAGTATGGGCGTGCAGGATGAGGTGAGTAGCCCCACTTTCGCGCTGGTAAACGAGTACCGCGACGCGCAGAACCAGCCCATTTACCACTTCGATTTCTACCGCCTCAACGAACCCGTCGAAGCAGTAGGCATCGGGGCGTTGGAGTACTTCGATTCCGGCTATCTTTGCCTGATAGAGTGGCCCAGCCGCATTGAGGCGCTGTTGCCACCAGAGCGGCTGCTCATCACCCTTCATGTCACCGGCGAAGAGTCTCGCACTCTTCAATTAGAAATTAAGAAATAA
- a CDS encoding GNAT family N-acetyltransferase, whose product MNSQTEAELIARPVLKFTSQELAQAMNRSFEEYFVPFNFDAASFERRFRSEHLDPAASRLWFKGDQLIGVVYLARRGWTCRVAGMGLVKEARSQGYGRTMLQTAIEEATMRGDREMLLEVFTENEPARRLYERLGFRNTRHLLSFRRMPAPMSNMTALSELDPLTVARLVTTEGEPDLPWMFSGETLAAAAPPARAFHLAHSAYAVVRPEAERSLLLTLVVPRALRRQGWATRMLQALEAEFPGVPLVASLVPEGAVRAVLQAAGWEQQPLSLYEMVRPLG is encoded by the coding sequence ATGAACAGCCAAACAGAAGCCGAACTGATAGCCCGGCCGGTACTGAAGTTTACTTCGCAGGAGCTTGCTCAGGCAATGAACCGGTCGTTTGAAGAGTACTTCGTGCCCTTCAACTTTGATGCCGCCAGCTTTGAGCGGCGCTTCCGGAGCGAGCATCTTGACCCCGCTGCCAGCCGGCTCTGGTTTAAGGGCGACCAACTGATAGGAGTGGTATACCTAGCCCGGCGCGGCTGGACCTGCCGGGTAGCTGGTATGGGGCTAGTGAAGGAAGCGCGTAGCCAAGGCTATGGCCGGACCATGCTGCAAACCGCCATAGAAGAGGCCACGATGCGCGGTGACCGGGAAATGCTGCTCGAAGTCTTCACTGAAAACGAGCCGGCTCGGCGCCTCTACGAGCGGCTGGGCTTCCGCAATACCCGCCACTTGCTCAGCTTTAGGCGTATGCCAGCCCCAATGTCCAACATGACTGCCCTTAGCGAACTGGACCCGCTAACGGTTGCGCGGCTGGTAACAACAGAGGGAGAACCGGACTTGCCTTGGATGTTCTCGGGCGAGACTCTTGCGGCTGCGGCGCCACCTGCGCGGGCTTTCCATTTGGCTCACAGCGCCTACGCTGTGGTGCGGCCGGAAGCTGAGCGCAGCCTGCTACTGACGTTGGTAGTGCCGCGTGCCCTACGTCGCCAAGGGTGGGCTACGCGCATGCTGCAGGCGCTAGAGGCCGAATTTCCAGGCGTGCCGCTGGTAGCATCGTTGGTGCCGGAGGGGGCGGTGCGCGCAGTATTGCAGGCTGCGGGATGGGAACAGCAGCCCTTGTCGCTCTACGAAATGGTGCGGCCCCTAGGCTAG
- a CDS encoding MarR family winged helix-turn-helix transcriptional regulator, protein MLSSVIFYSLDKAIRQYRKLAQANIDRAGIAITIDQWLVLRVIQEHDDLTQADIADRVFKDQASVARMISLLTKRGLLVAVPLPSDGRRSQLRVTKEGEQVLSDVQPVVLNNRSLALKGLSEDDLTLLRNMLERIYLNCSARAPTS, encoded by the coding sequence ATGCTCTCCAGTGTCATCTTTTACTCGCTCGATAAGGCCATCCGGCAGTACCGGAAGCTGGCGCAAGCCAACATCGACCGGGCCGGTATTGCTATTACCATCGACCAGTGGCTGGTGCTACGCGTGATTCAGGAGCACGACGACCTCACCCAGGCCGACATTGCCGACCGGGTTTTCAAAGACCAGGCCTCGGTAGCGCGCATGATCAGTCTGCTGACCAAGCGCGGCCTGCTAGTGGCGGTGCCTCTGCCCTCCGATGGCCGCCGCAGCCAGCTCCGCGTGACCAAGGAAGGCGAGCAGGTACTGAGTGATGTGCAGCCAGTGGTGCTCAACAACCGCAGCTTAGCACTGAAGGGCCTCTCTGAAGACGACCTAACCCTATTGCGCAACATGCTGGAACGCATCTACCTGAATTGCAGCGCACGGGCCCCTACTTCCTAG
- a CDS encoding alanine dehydrogenase: MPEAVPPGFESLATSRAYFTQESMLAVETRKRKLFIGLPRETSLQENRICLTPEAVKHLVEEGHEIVMESGAGEPSKYSDHDYSEAGATIAYSQKEVYEADLILKVAPPTHDEIEFLRSNQTLISALQFGTLTSEYVTALTRKKISAISFELIKDPSGARPVVRAMSEIAGSTVMLIAAEYLARSNEGKGIILGGITGVPPSQVVILGAGTVAEYAARAATGLGAEVKVFDNHLYKLRRLKQNLGTQLYTSTLDTFALSQQIRRADVVIGALNAEDGRVPFMVPESMVSSMAPGSVIIDVSIDQGGCFETSEMTSHSKPVFRKYDVIHYCVPNIASRVPRTATNALSNIFTPILQEISQHGGINEVLFTNEHFRSGVYIYKGSLTNATIAKRFNMRYKELGLMIAVRN; the protein is encoded by the coding sequence ATGCCCGAAGCAGTACCACCCGGATTTGAGTCGTTGGCCACGAGCCGCGCCTACTTCACGCAGGAATCCATGCTGGCTGTGGAAACCCGGAAGCGTAAGCTGTTTATTGGGCTGCCCCGCGAAACCTCGCTGCAGGAAAACCGCATCTGCCTGACGCCGGAAGCCGTGAAGCATCTAGTGGAAGAAGGACACGAAATTGTGATGGAAAGCGGGGCCGGTGAACCCAGCAAGTACTCCGACCACGACTACTCCGAAGCCGGGGCCACTATTGCTTACTCGCAAAAAGAGGTATACGAAGCCGACCTCATCCTGAAAGTGGCGCCGCCCACCCACGACGAAATCGAGTTTCTGCGCTCCAATCAGACGCTGATATCGGCGCTGCAGTTTGGTACGCTCACCTCCGAGTACGTTACGGCCCTCACGCGCAAGAAAATCAGCGCCATCAGCTTCGAGCTGATTAAGGACCCGAGCGGAGCGCGGCCGGTGGTGCGGGCCATGAGCGAAATAGCCGGCTCCACCGTCATGCTGATTGCGGCCGAATACTTGGCGCGCTCCAACGAAGGCAAAGGCATCATCTTGGGCGGTATCACGGGCGTGCCTCCGTCACAGGTCGTGATTCTGGGTGCAGGCACAGTAGCCGAGTACGCTGCCCGCGCTGCTACCGGACTAGGGGCTGAGGTAAAAGTGTTTGATAATCACTTGTATAAACTGCGTCGCCTCAAGCAAAATCTAGGTACGCAGCTTTACACCAGTACTCTCGATACGTTTGCCTTGAGCCAGCAGATCCGGCGTGCCGATGTGGTGATTGGGGCCCTGAACGCCGAGGACGGCCGGGTGCCGTTTATGGTGCCCGAAAGCATGGTTTCCAGCATGGCGCCCGGCTCCGTCATCATCGATGTGAGCATTGACCAGGGTGGCTGCTTCGAGACGAGCGAGATGACCAGCCACAGCAAGCCCGTCTTCCGCAAGTACGACGTGATTCACTACTGCGTGCCCAACATTGCCAGCCGCGTGCCGCGTACTGCCACCAATGCCCTGAGTAATATCTTCACGCCTATTCTGCAGGAAATTAGCCAGCACGGCGGCATCAATGAGGTGCTGTTCACGAATGAGCATTTCCGTAGCGGCGTCTACATCTACAAAGGCTCCCTCACCAACGCCACCATTGCCAAGCGCTTCAACATGCGCTATAAGGAACTGGGGCTGATGATTGCCGTGCGTAACTGA